A stretch of Pseudomonas sp. LRP2-20 DNA encodes these proteins:
- a CDS encoding purine-cytosine permease family protein, whose product MKLETRSIEFVPHAERYGTPKRLFTVWFSSNFQITALMVGTLGAASGLSFGWTLLGLLVGNLIGTVFMAAHSAQGPHLGVPQMIQSRAQFGVHGAALPLLVMVTAAVLFLAASGVLMRNAVQALVPMSNDQAIVVVGVLTFIIGFVGYELIHRLGAWMSLLSTLVFAGALVLILLHPGDLTGTAAVSTGFSFTAFNLIVAQAASWTLGYGPYVADYSRYLPANVNPRATFWATYCGCALGSFAMMALGALVAVELPSALGHDPATAIAGLFGPWAPLALAVIALGVIQYNVLCLYSAYMSSVTIFGAFKTIRRVSATAKALVMAGLTAAATLIAIATQYNFDTFFADILIGQLYLLIPWSAINLVDYYWVCRGQYDVGALYDAKGRYGCFNRRSLAVYAVAIIGTIPFMKLSFYTGFVAEWLGADISWAMGLILAGALYCMVHARESKPLLAS is encoded by the coding sequence GTGAAGCTAGAAACGCGAAGTATCGAATTCGTCCCACACGCTGAGCGTTATGGCACGCCTAAACGATTGTTCACCGTCTGGTTCAGCTCCAACTTCCAGATAACCGCACTGATGGTCGGCACCCTGGGCGCTGCGTCGGGGCTGAGTTTCGGCTGGACCTTGCTGGGCTTGTTGGTCGGTAACCTGATCGGCACCGTGTTCATGGCCGCGCACTCCGCCCAAGGCCCGCACCTGGGCGTGCCCCAGATGATCCAGAGCCGCGCCCAGTTCGGTGTCCATGGTGCGGCGCTGCCTTTGCTGGTGATGGTCACGGCCGCTGTACTGTTCCTTGCCGCCAGTGGCGTGCTGATGCGCAATGCCGTGCAGGCGCTGGTGCCCATGAGCAATGACCAGGCCATCGTGGTGGTCGGTGTGCTGACCTTCATCATCGGCTTTGTCGGTTACGAACTGATCCACCGCCTGGGGGCGTGGATGAGCCTGCTGTCGACCTTGGTCTTTGCCGGCGCCCTGGTGCTGATCCTGCTGCACCCCGGCGACCTGACAGGCACAGCGGCGGTAAGCACGGGCTTTTCATTCACCGCCTTCAACCTGATCGTGGCCCAGGCCGCCTCGTGGACGCTCGGATATGGCCCCTATGTGGCCGATTATTCGCGGTACCTCCCAGCCAACGTCAACCCTCGCGCCACTTTCTGGGCCACCTATTGCGGTTGTGCGCTGGGTTCCTTCGCCATGATGGCATTGGGCGCGCTGGTGGCCGTGGAGTTACCCTCGGCACTGGGGCATGATCCTGCGACCGCCATTGCCGGCTTGTTTGGCCCCTGGGCGCCGTTGGCACTGGCTGTGATTGCGCTGGGGGTGATCCAGTACAACGTGTTGTGCCTGTACAGCGCCTACATGTCGTCGGTCACCATCTTCGGCGCCTTCAAGACCATCAGGCGTGTGAGCGCAACTGCCAAGGCGCTGGTGATGGCTGGCCTGACCGCAGCGGCAACGCTGATCGCCATCGCGACCCAATACAATTTCGATACGTTCTTTGCCGACATCCTGATCGGCCAGCTGTACCTGTTGATTCCATGGAGCGCGATCAACCTGGTGGATTACTACTGGGTGTGCCGAGGCCAGTATGACGTGGGGGCACTGTATGACGCCAAGGGGCGTTACGGCTGCTTCAATCGTCGAAGCCTGGCGGTGTATGCCGTAGCGATCATCGGGACCATCCCGTTCATGAAGCTGTCGTTCTACACGGGCTTCGTGGCCGAGTGGCTGGGGGCGGACATCAGCTGGGCGATGGGGCTGATCCTGGCTGGCGCGCTCTACTGCATGGTCCACGCCCGCGAAAGCAAACCGCTTCTGGCAAGCTAG
- a CDS encoding addiction module antidote protein: protein MTEKFFEFDPADYLTTPEAIAHFMTDALETGDAGYVAKAVGVVARAKGMSELAKETGLSREQLYRSFSEHGNPTLKSFLAVMKALGIDMAAKPHLAH, encoded by the coding sequence ATGACTGAGAAATTCTTCGAATTCGATCCAGCGGATTACCTCACCACACCTGAGGCAATAGCGCATTTCATGACAGATGCGCTGGAGACAGGCGATGCTGGCTATGTTGCGAAAGCCGTCGGCGTCGTGGCACGGGCCAAGGGAATGAGTGAGTTGGCAAAAGAGACTGGCCTTTCCCGTGAACAGCTTTATCGCTCGTTCAGCGAGCATGGCAACCCAACGCTCAAATCCTTTCTGGCAGTAATGAAGGCACTGGGCATAGATATGGCGGCCAAACCTCACCTTGCCCATTGA
- a CDS encoding LysR family transcriptional regulator — MKAPRVTLDQWRTLQAVVDHGGFAQAAEALHRSQSSVSYTVARMQEQLGVPLLRIDGRKAVLTEAGNVLLRRSRHLVKQASQLEDLAHHMEQGWEAEVRLVVDAAYPSARLVRALAAFMPQSRGCRVRLREEVLSGVEEVMHEGIADLAISSYSIGGYLGSELSSVEFVAVAHPEHSLHRLGREITFQDLESQLQVVIRDSGRAQPRDVGWLGAEQRWTVGSLGTAATFVGSGLGFAWLPRHMIERELHDGVLKPLPLDQGGSRHPLFYLYSSKEKTLGPATQILIDLLRNFDTAPLDVPFAAPPQA, encoded by the coding sequence ATGAAAGCGCCGCGCGTGACCCTGGATCAATGGCGGACCCTGCAGGCAGTGGTCGACCATGGCGGGTTTGCCCAGGCCGCCGAAGCCCTGCACCGTTCGCAGTCTTCGGTCAGCTACACCGTGGCGCGCATGCAGGAGCAACTGGGTGTGCCGCTGTTGCGCATCGATGGCCGCAAGGCCGTGCTGACCGAGGCCGGCAACGTGTTGCTGCGCCGTTCGCGGCACCTGGTCAAGCAGGCCAGCCAGCTGGAAGACCTGGCGCATCACATGGAGCAAGGCTGGGAAGCCGAGGTACGCCTGGTGGTCGATGCGGCCTACCCCAGTGCCCGCCTGGTGCGCGCCCTGGCTGCGTTCATGCCGCAGAGCCGCGGTTGCCGGGTGCGCCTGCGTGAGGAGGTGCTGTCCGGCGTCGAGGAAGTGATGCACGAAGGCATCGCCGACCTGGCCATCAGCAGCTACAGCATCGGCGGCTACCTGGGCAGCGAATTGAGCTCGGTGGAGTTCGTCGCTGTCGCCCACCCCGAGCACAGCCTGCACCGGCTGGGCCGGGAGATCACCTTCCAGGACCTGGAAAGCCAGTTGCAGGTGGTGATCCGCGACTCCGGTCGCGCCCAGCCGCGCGATGTCGGCTGGCTCGGCGCCGAGCAGCGCTGGACGGTCGGCAGCCTGGGCACTGCCGCCACCTTCGTCGGCAGCGGCCTGGGCTTTGCCTGGTTGCCACGGCACATGATCGAACGCGAACTGCACGACGGCGTGCTGAAGCCGCTGCCGCTCGATCAGGGTGGCAGCCGCCACCCACTGTTCTACCTTTATTCGAGCAAAGAGAAGACCTTGGGCCCGGCTACGCAGATTCTCATCGACCTGCTGCGCAATTTCGACACTGCGCCACTGGACGTGCCCTTCGCAGCCCCCCCACAAGCTTGA
- a CDS encoding AEC family transporter — MHTIFVIVAPIFALILVGFLCRKTDKLGDKAAAEINKMVVWLCLPALLFKVTATATWSEIWHPGFIVAFGAGALAMFVVTLAWRLHSGHGLVAASIDGLSAGYANTGYIGIPLCLLLFGQPGLQPALISSLIVVCLVFAISLTLIEIGLQEERQIGRAVLLVSKALAKNPLVISPLAGAGWAMSGLGLAEPVMHFLDMLALATTPCALISLGAFLAEKRTGSQASPWPLVALKLVGQPALTWVLAFKVFSLPTMWAASAVLLAALPTGTGPFMLAEYYNREAGLISRTILLSTVASLLTLTGLLYVLGYAG; from the coding sequence ATGCACACCATCTTCGTCATCGTCGCGCCGATCTTCGCCCTGATCCTGGTCGGCTTCCTGTGCCGCAAGACAGACAAACTGGGTGACAAGGCCGCCGCCGAGATCAACAAGATGGTGGTCTGGCTGTGCCTGCCGGCGTTGCTGTTCAAGGTCACCGCCACGGCAACCTGGAGCGAGATCTGGCACCCAGGGTTCATCGTCGCTTTCGGCGCCGGTGCGCTGGCGATGTTCGTCGTGACCCTGGCCTGGCGCCTGCACAGCGGCCACGGCTTGGTGGCGGCGAGCATCGACGGGCTCAGTGCCGGCTATGCCAATACCGGCTACATCGGCATCCCGCTGTGCCTGCTGCTGTTCGGCCAGCCGGGGCTGCAGCCGGCGCTGATCTCGTCATTGATCGTGGTCTGCCTGGTGTTCGCGATTTCCCTGACGCTGATCGAGATCGGCCTGCAGGAGGAGCGGCAGATCGGCCGCGCCGTTTTGCTGGTGAGCAAGGCGCTGGCGAAGAATCCGCTGGTGATCTCGCCGCTGGCGGGGGCAGGGTGGGCCATGAGCGGTCTGGGGCTGGCCGAGCCGGTGATGCATTTTCTGGACATGCTGGCCTTGGCGACCACGCCTTGCGCGTTGATCTCGCTGGGGGCATTTCTGGCCGAGAAACGCACCGGTTCGCAGGCAAGCCCGTGGCCGCTGGTGGCGCTGAAGCTGGTCGGGCAACCGGCGCTGACTTGGGTATTGGCGTTCAAGGTGTTCAGCCTGCCGACCATGTGGGCTGCGTCGGCGGTGCTGTTGGCGGCGCTGCCGACCGGTACCGGGCCGTTCATGCTGGCGGAGTATTACAACCGCGAGGCGGGGCTGATTTCACGCACGATCCTGTTGTCGACCGTGGCGTCGTTGCTGACCCTGACCGGGCTGCTATACGTGCTGGGGTATGCGGGGTAG
- a CDS encoding DEAD/DEAH box helicase: MQLNFPHLPEVTSVFSQFALHERLLKAVAELKFVEPTPVQAAAIPLALQGRDLRVTAQTGSGKTAAFVLPLLNRLVDLKGGRVEIRSLILLPTRELAQQTLKQVQLFSQFTYIKAGLVTGGEDFKEQAAMLRKVPDVLIGTPGRLLEHLNAGNLDLSHVQVMILDEADRMLDMGFAEDMERLCKECENREQTLLFSATTGGAALRDIIGKVLKDPEHLMLNSVSQLAEGTRQQIITADHDQHKEQIVQWLLANETFDKAIIFTNTRALADRIYGHLVAKDVKAFVLHGEKDQKDRKLAIERFKQGSSKVLVATDVAARGLDIDGLDLVINFDMPRSGDEYVHRVGRTGRAGGEGLAISLITHNDWNLMSSIERYLKQQFERRVIKEVKGTYSGPKKVKASGKAVGAKKKKVDKKTGEKKAAAKRKPTAKPRPNAPLASSDGLAPLKKRKPAAE, encoded by the coding sequence ATGCAACTGAATTTCCCGCACTTGCCTGAGGTTACCTCCGTGTTCTCCCAATTCGCCCTGCACGAACGCCTGCTTAAAGCCGTGGCCGAGCTTAAATTTGTCGAGCCAACCCCGGTGCAGGCCGCGGCCATCCCCCTGGCCCTGCAAGGGCGCGACCTGCGCGTGACCGCGCAGACGGGCAGCGGCAAGACCGCGGCGTTCGTCCTGCCGCTGCTCAACCGCCTGGTCGACCTGAAAGGCGGGCGGGTAGAGATCCGCTCGTTGATCCTGCTGCCGACCCGCGAACTGGCCCAGCAGACTCTCAAGCAAGTGCAACTGTTCTCGCAGTTCACCTACATCAAGGCGGGCCTGGTCACCGGCGGTGAAGACTTCAAGGAACAGGCCGCCATGCTGCGCAAGGTGCCGGACGTGCTGATCGGCACCCCGGGCCGCCTGCTCGAGCATCTCAACGCCGGCAACCTCGACCTGTCCCACGTGCAAGTGATGATCCTCGACGAAGCCGACCGCATGCTCGACATGGGCTTCGCCGAGGACATGGAGCGCCTGTGCAAGGAGTGCGAGAACCGCGAGCAGACCCTGCTGTTCTCCGCCACCACCGGCGGCGCGGCCCTGCGCGACATCATCGGCAAGGTCCTGAAAGACCCTGAGCACCTGATGCTCAACAGCGTCTCGCAGCTGGCCGAAGGCACCCGCCAGCAGATCATCACCGCCGACCACGACCAGCACAAAGAGCAGATCGTGCAGTGGCTGCTGGCCAACGAGACCTTCGACAAGGCGATCATCTTCACCAACACCCGCGCCCTGGCCGATCGCATCTACGGCCACCTGGTGGCCAAGGACGTGAAAGCCTTCGTGCTGCACGGCGAGAAGGACCAGAAGGACCGCAAGCTGGCCATCGAGCGCTTCAAGCAGGGCAGCTCCAAGGTACTGGTCGCCACCGACGTGGCGGCCCGTGGCCTGGACATCGACGGCCTGGACCTGGTGATCAACTTCGACATGCCACGCAGCGGCGACGAGTACGTGCACCGCGTGGGCCGTACCGGCCGTGCCGGTGGTGAAGGCCTGGCGATCTCGCTGATCACCCACAATGACTGGAACCTGATGTCCAGCATCGAGCGCTACCTCAAGCAGCAGTTCGAGCGCCGGGTGATCAAGGAAGTGAAGGGCACCTACAGCGGGCCGAAGAAGGTCAAGGCCTCGGGCAAGGCGGTGGGCGCCAAGAAGAAGAAGGTCGACAAGAAGACTGGCGAGAAAAAGGCTGCTGCTAAGCGCAAGCCGACCGCCAAGCCACGGCCGAATGCGCCGCTGGCCAGCTCCGATGGCCTGGCGCCGCTGAAGAAGCGCAAGCCGGCAGCTGAGTAA
- a CDS encoding mechanosensitive ion channel family protein, whose translation MDIQRIWRDSLDLWGTLDQHPLLHAAIGLAVLLLISLVLGRLARFLVLHSARLLARQAALKWLDDLRHNKVFHRLAQTIPSLVIQFGLNLVPELSDTAQHFLGNVALAFTLLFMTMALSCLLDALLDIYARTEHARTRSIKGYVQLAKMMLWIFASIVIVATLIDRSPLLLLSGLGAMSAVLLLVYKDTLLSFVASVQLTSNDMLHVGDWIEMPQVGADGDVVDITLHTVKVQNFDKTIVSIPTWRLMSESFRNYRGMQQSGGRRIKRSLFIDAAGVRFLTHDEERRLSQVSLLGDYLAGKRQELQRWNEALGPVAELSANRRKLTNIGTFRAFALAYLKNHPNVHPNMTCMVRQMQTTAEGVPLEIYCFTTTTAWAEYERIQGDIFDYLLAVLPEFGLSLYQQPSGNDMRVGLAGRAVPEPMPRRLEEMNEV comes from the coding sequence ATGGACATCCAACGCATCTGGCGTGACAGCCTCGACCTGTGGGGCACCCTCGACCAACATCCACTGCTCCACGCCGCCATCGGCCTGGCGGTGCTGCTACTGATTTCCCTGGTCCTCGGCCGCCTGGCGCGCTTTCTGGTGCTGCACAGCGCGCGCCTGCTGGCCCGGCAGGCGGCGCTGAAGTGGCTCGACGACCTGCGCCATAACAAGGTGTTCCACCGCCTGGCCCAGACCATCCCGTCGCTGGTGATCCAGTTCGGCCTGAATCTGGTGCCGGAACTGTCCGACACCGCCCAGCACTTCCTCGGCAATGTCGCCCTGGCCTTCACCCTGCTGTTCATGACCATGGCCCTGTCGTGCCTGCTCGATGCCCTGCTGGACATCTACGCCCGCACCGAACACGCCCGCACCCGCTCGATCAAGGGTTACGTGCAACTGGCCAAGATGATGCTGTGGATCTTCGCCTCGATCGTCATCGTCGCCACCCTGATCGACCGTTCGCCGCTGCTGCTGCTGTCGGGCCTGGGTGCGATGTCGGCGGTGCTGCTGTTGGTGTACAAGGACACGCTGCTGTCGTTCGTCGCCAGCGTGCAGCTGACCAGCAACGACATGCTGCACGTGGGCGACTGGATCGAGATGCCGCAGGTCGGCGCCGATGGCGATGTGGTCGATATCACCTTGCACACGGTCAAGGTACAGAACTTCGACAAGACCATCGTCTCGATCCCGACCTGGCGCCTGATGAGCGAGTCGTTCCGCAACTACCGCGGCATGCAGCAGTCCGGCGGGCGACGCATCAAGCGCAGCCTGTTCATCGACGCGGCTGGCGTACGTTTTCTGACCCATGATGAAGAGCGGCGCCTGAGCCAGGTGAGCCTGCTTGGCGACTACCTGGCCGGCAAGCGCCAGGAACTGCAACGCTGGAACGAGGCCCTGGGGCCGGTGGCGGAGCTGTCGGCCAACCGCCGCAAGCTGACCAATATCGGCACCTTCCGCGCGTTTGCCCTGGCCTACCTGAAGAACCACCCCAACGTGCATCCCAACATGACCTGCATGGTGCGGCAGATGCAGACCACCGCCGAGGGCGTGCCGCTGGAGATCTACTGCTTTACCACCACCACGGCGTGGGCGGAGTACGAGCGGATCCAGGGGGATATCTTCGATTACCTGCTGGCGGTGCTGCCGGAGTTTGGCTTGAGCCTGTACCAGCAGCCGAGTGGCAATGACATGCGGGTGGGGTTGGCTGGGCGCGCGGTGCCAGAGCCGATGCCGCGTCGCCTTGAAGAAATGAACGAGGTTTGA
- a CDS encoding carboxylate/amino acid/amine transporter — MGYLIIVALIQAFSFSLIGEYLAGHVDSYFAVLARVVLAGLVFLPLTRWRQVEPRFLRSMLLIGALQYGITYVCLYLSFRVLTVPEVLLFTILTPLHVTLIEDALNRRFNPWALLAALVAVAGAGVIRFDSISGDFFIGFLLLQLANFTYAAGQVLYRHLVARHPSDLPHYKRFGYFYLGALIVVLPAFLLFGNAQHLPTSNVQWLVLLFLGLCPTALGLYWWNKGACLVSGATLAVMNNLHVPVGLLLNLLIWNRDEPLGRLLLGGAIILASVWLSRLGNRVTAPAAGKA; from the coding sequence ATGGGCTACCTGATAATCGTCGCGCTGATCCAGGCGTTTTCCTTCAGCCTGATCGGCGAGTACCTGGCCGGGCACGTCGACAGCTACTTCGCCGTGCTCGCGCGCGTGGTGCTGGCGGGCCTGGTGTTCCTGCCACTGACCCGCTGGCGCCAGGTCGAGCCGCGCTTCCTGCGCTCGATGTTGCTGATCGGCGCGCTGCAATACGGCATCACCTACGTCTGCCTGTACTTGAGCTTCCGCGTGCTGACCGTACCGGAAGTGCTGCTGTTCACCATCCTCACGCCGTTGCATGTGACCTTGATCGAGGACGCCCTGAACCGGCGCTTCAACCCCTGGGCGCTGCTCGCGGCCCTGGTGGCGGTGGCGGGGGCGGGCGTGATCCGTTTCGACAGCATCAGTGGTGACTTCTTCATCGGCTTCCTGTTGCTGCAGCTGGCCAACTTCACCTACGCCGCCGGCCAGGTGCTGTACCGTCACCTGGTTGCCCGCCACCCAAGCGACCTGCCGCACTACAAGCGTTTCGGCTACTTCTACCTGGGTGCGTTGATCGTGGTGCTGCCGGCGTTCCTGCTGTTCGGCAACGCCCAGCACCTGCCGACCAGCAACGTGCAATGGCTGGTGCTGCTGTTCCTGGGCCTGTGCCCTACGGCGCTGGGGTTGTACTGGTGGAACAAAGGCGCCTGCCTGGTTTCGGGCGCTACGCTGGCGGTGATGAACAACCTGCATGTGCCGGTGGGGCTGCTACTGAACCTGCTGATCTGGAACCGCGACGAACCGCTTGGCCGGTTGCTGCTCGGTGGCGCGATCATCCTCGCGTCGGTATGGCTCAGCCGCCTGGGCAACCGCGTCACGGCGCCAGCGGCTGGCAAGGCCTGA
- a CDS encoding type II toxin-antitoxin system RelE/ParE family toxin — protein sequence MKKLESSSFRKWIVGLRDANARVRIISRINRLVEGMPGDVSPVGQGISELRIHYGPGYRVYFHQSGDTWVILLCGGDKSSQPRDIRAAHQILRSWRMQND from the coding sequence ATGAAAAAATTAGAATCCAGCAGTTTCAGAAAATGGATAGTCGGGCTTCGAGATGCCAATGCGAGGGTCAGGATCATCTCCCGCATCAATCGGCTTGTGGAAGGCATGCCAGGCGACGTCTCTCCCGTTGGCCAAGGTATCAGTGAACTGAGGATTCACTATGGTCCGGGTTACCGGGTGTACTTTCACCAATCGGGTGATACGTGGGTAATTCTGCTTTGTGGTGGTGACAAAAGTAGTCAACCAAGAGATATCAGGGCTGCCCACCAGATTCTGCGTTCGTGGAGGATGCAAAATGACTGA
- a CDS encoding FMN-dependent NADH-azoreductase, whose amino-acid sequence MSRVLIIESSARQQDSVSRQLTRDFIQQWQAAHPADAITVRDLAVNPVPHLDANLLGGWMKPEEQRSAAELEALARSNELTDEVLAADVLVLAAPMYNFTIPSTLKAWLDHVLRAGITFKYTPTGPQGLLTGKRAIVLTARGGIHAGATSDHQEPYLRQVMAFIGIHDVDFIHAEGLNMSGEFHEKGLNQAKAKLAAVA is encoded by the coding sequence ATGTCCCGCGTACTGATCATCGAAAGCAGCGCCCGCCAGCAGGATTCCGTTTCCCGTCAACTGACCCGTGATTTCATCCAGCAGTGGCAGGCGGCGCACCCGGCCGACGCGATCACCGTACGTGACCTGGCGGTGAACCCGGTGCCGCACCTGGATGCCAACCTGCTCGGTGGCTGGATGAAGCCTGAAGAACAGCGCAGCGCCGCTGAACTGGAGGCCCTGGCCCGTTCCAACGAGCTGACCGATGAAGTGCTGGCTGCCGATGTGCTGGTGCTGGCTGCGCCAATGTACAACTTCACCATCCCCAGCACCCTCAAGGCCTGGCTCGACCACGTGCTGCGTGCCGGCATCACCTTCAAGTACACCCCGACCGGCCCGCAAGGCCTGCTCACTGGCAAGCGCGCCATCGTGCTGACCGCCCGCGGCGGCATCCATGCCGGTGCCACCAGCGACCATCAGGAACCGTACCTGCGCCAGGTGATGGCCTTCATCGGTATTCACGATGTCGACTTCATCCACGCCGAAGGCCTGAACATGAGCGGCGAGTTCCACGAGAAAGGCCTGAACCAGGCCAAGGCCAAGCTGGCTGCGGTGGCCTGA
- a CDS encoding transcriptional regulator has translation MSSTYDWDLIERLLHEVQNGAGHSFTPRPYAEQHAAALAAKGQQVGDLDHLKTRACEYEKLLFERGFIESRPQEDGGNGENFVLTERGSRLLSLIDSSIPGFEHPRQVLDEQEDGLDENTFDQVSAKAQIA, from the coding sequence ATGAGCAGCACCTACGACTGGGACCTGATCGAGCGTTTGCTGCACGAAGTGCAGAACGGCGCCGGTCACAGCTTCACGCCACGCCCCTATGCCGAGCAGCATGCTGCGGCACTGGCCGCCAAAGGCCAGCAGGTGGGCGACCTGGACCACCTCAAGACCCGTGCCTGCGAATACGAAAAGCTGCTGTTCGAGCGCGGCTTCATCGAGAGCCGGCCGCAAGAGGATGGCGGCAATGGCGAGAATTTCGTGCTCACCGAGCGTGGTTCGCGGCTGTTGAGCCTGATCGACAGCAGCATTCCGGGCTTCGAGCACCCGCGTCAGGTGCTGGATGAGCAGGAAGACGGGCTGGACGAGAATACCTTCGACCAGGTGTCGGCCAAGGCGCAAATCGCTTGA
- a CDS encoding DMT family transporter, giving the protein MSAARKNPDAFAFQVMLGLCLIWGCQQVLIKTAAVDIAPVMQAALRNCIAALLVGAMICWRGGWEQLGTTWRAGLLAGGLFGLEFLFIAEGLKLTSAAHMSVFLYTAPVFTALGLHFMLPSERLRLLQWLGILLAFAGIAMAFAGGLSFAEMDGRMLLGDALGVLAGLAWGATTVVVRGSRLSEAPATLTLFYQLAVGFAGLLLIALVSGQIGDVRLTPLAVGSVLFQGIVVSFISYLTWFWLLRKYLASNLAVFSFITPLFGVTFGVVLLGEPLSLNFVVGAVMVLLGVILVSAEPWVKQQLRRFVG; this is encoded by the coding sequence ATGAGCGCGGCCCGCAAGAACCCCGATGCCTTTGCCTTCCAGGTAATGCTGGGGCTGTGCCTGATCTGGGGCTGCCAGCAGGTGCTGATCAAGACCGCGGCGGTGGATATCGCACCGGTGATGCAAGCCGCCCTGCGTAACTGCATTGCCGCGCTGCTGGTGGGCGCGATGATCTGCTGGCGTGGCGGCTGGGAACAGCTGGGCACTACCTGGCGAGCAGGGCTGCTGGCCGGTGGCTTGTTCGGGCTGGAGTTTCTGTTCATCGCCGAGGGGCTGAAACTGACCTCGGCGGCGCACATGTCGGTGTTCCTCTATACCGCGCCAGTGTTCACGGCGCTGGGCCTGCACTTCATGTTGCCCAGCGAACGGCTGCGGTTATTGCAGTGGCTGGGTATCTTGCTGGCCTTTGCCGGGATTGCGATGGCATTTGCGGGGGGGCTGTCGTTCGCCGAAATGGATGGGCGCATGCTGCTGGGCGATGCCTTAGGCGTGCTCGCCGGGCTGGCCTGGGGCGCGACCACGGTGGTGGTGCGTGGTTCGCGCCTGTCGGAGGCACCGGCGACCCTGACCCTGTTCTATCAGTTGGCGGTGGGGTTTGCCGGTTTGCTGCTGATCGCCCTGGTCAGCGGGCAGATTGGCGATGTGAGATTGACGCCGCTGGCGGTGGGCAGCGTGCTGTTCCAGGGGATCGTCGTGTCGTTCATCAGCTACCTGACCTGGTTCTGGCTGTTGCGCAAGTACCTGGCTTCCAACCTGGCGGTGTTTTCGTTCATCACGCCCTTGTTCGGGGTCACCTTCGGCGTTGTGCTGTTGGGTGAGCCGTTGAGTCTGAATTTCGTGGTTGGGGCAGTGATGGTGCTGCTGGGCGTGATTCTGGTGAGTGCCGAGCCTTGGGTGAAGCAGCAATTGCGCAGGTTTGTGGGTTAG
- a CDS encoding 3-phosphoglycerate kinase, with the protein MKKCCAAILMCLPLGAMAYPIDVEKDLTGVKLDYTTYDTAYDIGSITLNNYGQVPAACKVTFRNGPEAPRVRRVNVPAGKSVDVTANFNRQIIKLRIALDCKAQ; encoded by the coding sequence ATGAAGAAATGTTGTGCGGCAATACTGATGTGCCTGCCCCTTGGGGCCATGGCTTACCCCATCGACGTGGAGAAGGACCTGACCGGGGTCAAGCTGGACTACACCACCTACGACACTGCCTACGATATCGGTTCCATTACCCTGAACAACTATGGGCAAGTGCCGGCGGCCTGCAAGGTGACTTTCCGCAACGGGCCCGAGGCGCCGCGGGTGCGCCGGGTCAACGTGCCGGCCGGTAAAAGCGTCGATGTGACGGCCAATTTCAATCGGCAGATCATCAAGCTGCGTATCGCGCTGGACTGCAAAGCGCAATAA